In the genome of Victivallis lenta, one region contains:
- a CDS encoding class I SAM-dependent methyltransferase, whose product MSKNVLFRRFLRNPVQVGALCPSSRALCSTMVSEIGVDTADVIVELGPGTGVITREIVRCMSPNAKLIAIELDQTLCEHLRKAFPEVTVCNDSAAGIGEILARHSLPNPDAVISGLPWANFSSRLQRNILDAVAEHIAPGGYFTTFAYLQGLMFPNGQRFRRLLGEVFREVEISPVVWKNIPPAFVYRCRK is encoded by the coding sequence ATGAGCAAGAATGTTCTATTCCGACGCTTTTTGCGCAACCCGGTCCAGGTCGGAGCGTTGTGTCCTTCGTCCCGCGCGTTGTGCAGCACGATGGTCTCCGAAATCGGTGTCGACACGGCCGATGTGATTGTTGAGCTTGGCCCCGGGACCGGCGTGATCACCCGCGAAATCGTCCGGTGCATGTCGCCGAATGCAAAATTGATTGCCATTGAATTGGATCAGACTCTCTGCGAACATTTGCGCAAGGCGTTTCCCGAGGTTACGGTCTGCAATGACAGCGCCGCCGGGATCGGGGAGATTCTCGCCCGGCACTCCCTGCCGAATCCGGATGCCGTGATCTCCGGGCTGCCCTGGGCGAATTTTTCCTCCCGGCTGCAGCGGAATATTCTCGATGCTGTGGCCGAGCATATCGCGCCGGGCGGCTATTTTACGACATTCGCCTATCTGCAGGGATTGATGTTTCCGAACGGCCAGCGCTTTCGCCGCCTGCTCGGTGAAGTGTTCCGCGAAGTCGAAATCAGCCCCGTCGTCTGGAAAAACATTCCGCCCGCTTTCGTCTACCGTTGCAGAAAGTAA
- a CDS encoding indolepyruvate oxidoreductase subunit beta gives MAKTTNITVSGLGGQGVLKVTDILAEVLFRAGYDVKKSEVHGMSQRGGSVSSEVRYGEEVASPMVPEGESDFLIVLEPTQIEVNLHKLKAGGVLITTDDVPTDRLKTPKALNTMMLGALSAKMPDIGEELFLEVLKAFLPEKLHELNIEMFRLGRQG, from the coding sequence ATGGCGAAAACAACGAATATCACCGTCTCCGGCCTCGGCGGCCAGGGGGTGCTGAAGGTGACCGACATCCTTGCGGAGGTCCTGTTCCGCGCGGGTTACGACGTCAAGAAGAGCGAAGTCCACGGCATGAGCCAGCGCGGCGGCTCGGTTTCGAGCGAAGTCCGTTACGGCGAAGAGGTTGCCAGCCCGATGGTGCCGGAAGGCGAAAGCGATTTCCTCATCGTGCTCGAACCGACCCAGATCGAGGTGAATCTGCACAAGCTCAAAGCGGGCGGCGTGCTCATCACGACCGACGACGTGCCGACGGACAGGCTCAAGACGCCGAAAGCGCTGAATACGATGATGCTCGGCGCGCTTTCGGCGAAAATGCCCGATATCGGCGAGGAACTGTTTCTCGAGGTGCTGAAAGCGTTCCTGCCGGAGAAGCTGCATGAACTCAACATCGAAATGTTCCGGCTCGGCCGGCAGGGATAA
- a CDS encoding M48 family metallopeptidase, with the protein MKLPTWWKRCFPALLSAAGMFVLAGCVSAPHTGRTQLMFYNESDDIASGEEAWQQVRAQEKVSSNAVYTAALNRVGQNIAAAANKPAYEWEFVVFDSDEANAFALPGGKVAVYSSLFQLFDNDAELATVVGHEVAHALARHGMERSSQSTMQACGGVLVELLLGQDWAPAYQTTSTLLAMLPYSRTQELEADYLGLILMAQSGYDPQAAITFWDKFRKLSQVGVVGEFLSTHPDGDNRLEKLKKALPEAQAEYRRSKQLGTGQRYTRQK; encoded by the coding sequence ATGAAACTCCCGACATGGTGGAAACGCTGTTTTCCGGCCCTTCTGTCGGCGGCCGGCATGTTTGTGCTCGCCGGCTGCGTCTCCGCTCCCCATACCGGGCGGACGCAGCTCATGTTCTACAATGAAAGCGACGACATCGCCTCCGGCGAAGAGGCGTGGCAGCAGGTCAGGGCGCAGGAAAAGGTCTCTTCGAATGCGGTCTATACCGCCGCGCTGAACCGGGTCGGCCAGAACATCGCCGCCGCCGCAAACAAGCCGGCCTACGAGTGGGAATTCGTCGTATTCGACTCCGACGAGGCGAACGCGTTCGCCCTCCCCGGCGGCAAGGTCGCGGTCTACTCGAGCCTGTTCCAGCTCTTCGACAACGACGCTGAGCTCGCAACCGTAGTCGGCCACGAAGTCGCTCACGCGCTCGCGCGGCACGGCATGGAACGCAGCAGCCAGTCGACCATGCAGGCCTGCGGAGGCGTCTTGGTCGAACTCCTGCTCGGACAGGACTGGGCGCCCGCCTACCAGACCACCAGCACGCTGCTCGCCATGCTGCCGTACAGCCGCACACAGGAGCTTGAAGCCGATTACCTCGGACTGATCCTGATGGCGCAGTCCGGCTACGATCCGCAGGCCGCGATCACCTTCTGGGACAAATTCCGCAAGCTCAGCCAGGTCGGCGTGGTCGGCGAATTCCTCTCGACCCACCCGGACGGCGACAACCGTCTTGAAAAACTGAAGAAAGCGCTGCCGGAGGCACAGGCCGAGTACCGCAGATCAAAGCAGCTCGGCACCGGCCAACGGTACACGCGGCAGAAGTAG
- the truB gene encoding tRNA pseudouridine(55) synthase TruB produces MRYNPSKHRLPPFHTSGVLLVDKPLEWTSFDVVNFVRSRFNIPKVGHCGTLDPAASGLLVLVLGKFTQLSSKFSGEDKVYEAKLQLGLETDSGDLDGEVISTRDWSAVTPELLRETLAGFVGEQLQTPPMVSAVKKDGKKLYELARQGVEVEREAKPITIFSIDVTKLELPFCEFTMRCSKGTYVRTLCSDLGRKLGCGGTLAGLRRTVSGQFGIGDAITVDQLKEFEQADLEIHVRKFLFERLSKIAGVNHG; encoded by the coding sequence ATGCGATACAACCCTTCCAAACACCGGTTGCCGCCGTTTCACACCAGCGGAGTGCTGCTGGTCGACAAGCCGTTGGAGTGGACCAGCTTCGATGTGGTGAACTTCGTGCGCTCCCGCTTCAATATCCCGAAAGTCGGCCATTGCGGGACGCTCGACCCGGCCGCGAGCGGGCTGCTCGTGCTCGTGCTCGGCAAGTTCACGCAGCTCTCCTCGAAATTCAGCGGGGAGGACAAGGTCTACGAGGCGAAGCTCCAGCTCGGGCTGGAAACCGACTCCGGCGACCTGGATGGCGAAGTGATTTCCACGCGCGACTGGTCCGCCGTGACGCCGGAGCTGCTGCGTGAGACGCTGGCCGGTTTCGTCGGCGAGCAGCTCCAGACGCCGCCGATGGTTTCGGCCGTCAAGAAGGACGGAAAAAAGCTCTATGAGCTGGCCCGCCAGGGAGTCGAAGTCGAGCGCGAGGCGAAGCCGATCACGATTTTCTCGATCGACGTCACGAAGCTTGAACTGCCGTTCTGCGAATTCACCATGCGCTGTTCGAAAGGGACCTACGTCCGTACGCTCTGCTCCGATCTCGGCAGAAAGCTCGGCTGCGGCGGGACGCTGGCCGGACTGCGCCGCACGGTGAGCGGGCAGTTCGGCATCGGAGACGCGATCACCGTCGATCAGCTGAAGGAGTTCGAACAGGCTGACCTTGAAATCCATGTCCGCAAATTTCTTTTTGAACGCCTCTCCAAAATCGCGGGGGTGAACCATGGCTGA
- a CDS encoding phenylacetate--CoA ligase family protein produces the protein MSEFVVPNRIYDPEAECMPRDERRKLQAAGLRRTVEQAGKIPFYRSRFEELKVTPESIQSVDDLKRLPFTTKQDLRNAYPFGFFAVPRAELARIHASSGTTGKPTFVGYTRRDLDLWSRLCARFLVAGGLTPDQLVQVSFGYGLFTGGFGLHAGIERVGAAVLPASSGNTQRQILLLEDAGINTLICTPSYALNLAETITAMGKKGKLALRYAHLGGEPWTEEMRAGIEEELGIRAFNNYGLSEIIGPGVSGECAARCGMHIQEDQFIVECLDPETLEPVAEGEQGELVITSLNKEACPIIRYRTRDLARLDRGKCACGRTTMRMSRIRGRSDDMMIIRGVNVFPTQIEEALLRVDGTAPHFMIELSRPGNLDEAAIKVEIRQQDFSDKMEAMHKLRDRIAREVSAITGLHFNIELVEPNTLERFTGKAKRVIDNRKLND, from the coding sequence ATGTCTGAGTTCGTAGTACCCAACCGGATTTATGATCCGGAGGCGGAGTGCATGCCGCGCGACGAGCGCCGGAAACTGCAGGCCGCCGGCCTTCGCCGCACCGTGGAGCAAGCCGGGAAGATCCCGTTTTACCGCAGCAGGTTCGAAGAGTTGAAGGTGACGCCGGAGTCGATTCAGTCTGTCGACGACCTCAAGCGCCTGCCGTTCACGACCAAGCAGGATTTGCGCAACGCGTATCCGTTCGGCTTCTTCGCGGTGCCGCGCGCCGAGCTGGCGCGGATTCACGCCTCGAGCGGAACCACCGGCAAGCCGACCTTCGTCGGCTACACCCGGCGCGACCTCGACCTCTGGTCGCGGCTCTGCGCGCGCTTCCTGGTGGCGGGCGGGCTGACGCCGGACCAGCTCGTGCAGGTGTCGTTCGGTTACGGACTCTTCACCGGCGGCTTCGGGCTGCATGCCGGAATCGAGCGCGTCGGCGCCGCTGTGCTGCCGGCCTCGAGCGGCAACACCCAGCGGCAGATCCTGCTGCTGGAGGACGCCGGCATCAACACGCTGATCTGCACGCCTTCCTACGCGCTGAATCTCGCGGAGACCATCACCGCCATGGGCAAGAAGGGCAAGCTTGCGCTGCGCTACGCCCACCTCGGCGGCGAACCGTGGACCGAGGAGATGCGTGCGGGAATCGAGGAAGAGCTCGGCATCCGGGCATTCAACAACTACGGGCTCTCCGAGATCATCGGCCCCGGCGTCTCCGGCGAGTGCGCGGCCCGCTGCGGCATGCACATTCAGGAGGATCAGTTCATCGTCGAGTGCCTGGACCCCGAAACGCTCGAGCCGGTCGCCGAAGGCGAACAGGGCGAACTCGTCATCACGAGCCTCAATAAGGAGGCGTGCCCGATCATCCGCTACCGCACCCGCGACCTTGCCCGGCTCGACCGCGGGAAATGCGCCTGCGGACGCACAACCATGCGCATGAGCCGCATCCGCGGCCGTTCGGACGATATGATGATCATCCGCGGCGTCAACGTCTTCCCGACCCAGATCGAAGAGGCGCTGCTCCGGGTGGACGGCACCGCGCCGCACTTCATGATCGAATTGTCGCGCCCCGGCAACCTCGACGAAGCGGCGATCAAGGTCGAGATCCGCCAGCAGGATTTTTCGGACAAGATGGAAGCGATGCACAAGCTCCGCGACCGGATCGCCCGCGAGGTCTCCGCCATCACCGGGCTCCATTTCAACATCGAGCTTGTGGAGCCGAATACGCTGGAACGCTTCACCGGCAAGGCGAAGCGGGTGATCGACAACCGCAAACTCAACGACTGA
- a CDS encoding thiamine pyrophosphate-dependent enzyme — translation MSQRMLASGNEAIAMAAFDCGVHLGVGYPGTPSSEILENFSAIGGSAEWAPNEKCALEVGIGVAFANGRSLVTMKHVGVNVAADPLFTIAYSGTPGGLVLVSADDPGMASSQNEQDNRRYAVAAGVPMFEPADSQECYDFLIRAFEISEQFRRPVLFRVTTRVCHSKCILTRRGGVEPRATHFDKDPKSNVMIPAYARIAHRKLRASLHELEALNEKGEFTKEIRKSDELGIITSGISFQHVRDAAPEASVLKIGFTYPLPMQTIRRFAESVRRCVVVEEGDPMLEDAIRAAGIPVEGKAEMFRFGELNVNRVRKLLANDLTPEAQPPAGKPPQLCVGCPHRKAYELLRDLNCIVSGDIGCYTLGVLPPFEAVDTCVCMGASITVGLGLRKALPEAEARRVVSVIGDSTFMHTGVNGIVEMVYNRPATGHVVLILDNSTTAMTGLQEHPGTGRKLDHTPCPTPVSIEETVKGIGVDNVDVIDAVLDGRGFEELLKKRLASNDTSVIICRRPCILAAVKIKSYGEKN, via the coding sequence ATGAGTCAAAGGATGCTGGCAAGCGGCAACGAAGCGATTGCGATGGCCGCGTTCGACTGCGGCGTGCATCTCGGGGTGGGCTACCCCGGGACCCCGTCGTCGGAAATTCTCGAAAACTTCAGCGCGATCGGCGGCAGCGCCGAATGGGCGCCGAACGAAAAGTGCGCGCTTGAAGTCGGAATCGGCGTCGCGTTCGCGAACGGCCGCTCCCTGGTCACCATGAAGCATGTCGGCGTCAACGTGGCGGCCGACCCGCTGTTCACGATCGCCTATTCCGGAACTCCCGGCGGCCTCGTGCTGGTCAGCGCCGACGATCCCGGCATGGCCTCGAGCCAGAATGAGCAGGATAACCGCCGCTATGCGGTCGCCGCCGGTGTGCCGATGTTCGAACCGGCCGACTCGCAGGAGTGCTACGACTTCCTGATCCGCGCCTTTGAAATCTCCGAACAGTTCCGCCGTCCGGTGCTGTTCCGGGTCACCACGCGGGTCTGCCATTCCAAGTGCATCCTGACCCGCCGCGGCGGAGTCGAGCCGCGCGCGACGCATTTCGACAAGGACCCGAAAAGCAATGTCATGATCCCGGCCTACGCCCGGATCGCGCACCGCAAACTGCGCGCGTCTCTGCATGAGCTTGAGGCGCTGAACGAAAAAGGCGAATTCACGAAGGAGATCCGGAAGTCGGACGAGCTCGGTATCATCACCTCCGGCATCAGCTTCCAGCATGTCCGCGACGCGGCGCCCGAAGCTTCGGTGCTGAAGATCGGCTTCACCTATCCGCTGCCGATGCAGACCATCCGCCGTTTCGCGGAATCGGTCAGGCGCTGCGTCGTCGTCGAAGAGGGCGACCCGATGCTCGAGGACGCGATCAGGGCCGCCGGAATTCCGGTCGAGGGCAAGGCCGAGATGTTCCGGTTCGGGGAGCTCAATGTGAACCGCGTCCGCAAACTGCTCGCCAACGACCTCACGCCGGAGGCGCAGCCGCCGGCCGGCAAGCCGCCGCAGCTCTGCGTCGGCTGTCCGCACCGCAAGGCGTATGAACTGCTGCGTGACCTGAACTGCATCGTCTCCGGCGATATCGGCTGCTACACGCTCGGCGTGCTGCCGCCGTTTGAAGCGGTCGACACCTGCGTCTGCATGGGCGCGTCGATCACGGTCGGGCTCGGGCTGCGCAAGGCGCTGCCCGAGGCCGAAGCGCGCCGCGTGGTCAGCGTGATCGGCGATTCGACTTTCATGCACACCGGCGTCAACGGCATCGTCGAGATGGTCTACAACCGCCCGGCGACCGGGCACGTGGTCCTGATCCTCGACAACAGCACAACCGCGATGACCGGGCTTCAGGAGCATCCCGGCACCGGCCGGAAACTCGACCATACCCCCTGCCCGACACCGGTCTCGATCGAAGAGACGGTCAAGGGAATCGGCGTCGACAACGTCGACGTGATCGACGCGGTGCTCGACGGCAGGGGATTCGAGGAACTGCTGAAGAAGCGGCTCGCCTCGAACGACACGAGCGTCATCATCTGCCGCCGCCCGTGCATCCTGGCCGCGGTGAAGATCAAGTCCTACGGGGAGAAAAACTGA
- a CDS encoding phospholipid carrier-dependent glycosyltransferase, whose translation MKYYALVGVFFIVAYLLPLAGRPMVTPDEFRYAEIPREMIDRGDYVTPHLVNMRYFEKPVMGYWMTAGCFKVFGENAFALRLPAALGAGLAALLAALLIQQTLHDEKIAALAAMLYLTFGMAYGIGTFAVLDSQLTGFVTGVSCTAFLAAVEPRFTRRKAALLVICGFFAAFAFLTKGFLAFVVPALAVTGFLLWERRWKEFLILPWIPLAVALAVIAPWALAVHRADGDYWRYFVVVEHLQRFFSDSGEQHPEPFWFLIPFLVGGIFPAGLLLSAAIPGIRGERKTFFRSPLNRFCLCAVVLPFLFFSISSGKLPTYILPCFPFLAVLGAGGIAAYFRTGGTHRAFSVVMSVWGGLLLVAGLGVLVIAFGDLIPQFSSRRIVVGLLGICGLLSGGLLLFSRRYVWRTRFYLFFAGIGLIVLVGGWAIPAELLESKAPASALRSFPEKLGFDPATAVFITHPSMIHAVAWVYHRPDARLYESEGELSYGIARAKQAGEVPVRMSKAELAALLLNPDRPDVVFIARGDRKRKFPVEAESRSAFVNDVQAICFPAAGSGRAL comes from the coding sequence ATGAAGTACTACGCTCTGGTTGGCGTGTTTTTCATTGTCGCCTATCTGCTGCCGCTGGCCGGCCGGCCGATGGTCACCCCCGACGAGTTCCGTTATGCGGAGATTCCGCGCGAGATGATCGACCGCGGCGACTACGTGACGCCGCATCTGGTCAATATGCGCTATTTTGAAAAGCCGGTCATGGGCTACTGGATGACGGCAGGCTGCTTCAAAGTGTTCGGCGAGAATGCTTTTGCGCTGCGTCTCCCGGCTGCGCTCGGGGCTGGGCTCGCCGCGCTGCTCGCCGCGCTGCTGATTCAGCAGACTCTGCATGACGAGAAGATAGCCGCACTGGCGGCCATGCTGTATCTGACGTTCGGGATGGCATACGGCATCGGCACTTTTGCCGTGCTGGACAGCCAGTTGACCGGCTTCGTCACCGGCGTGTCGTGCACGGCATTCCTGGCGGCGGTGGAGCCGCGCTTCACGCGGCGGAAGGCGGCGCTGCTTGTGATCTGCGGCTTCTTTGCCGCCTTTGCATTCCTGACCAAAGGATTTCTCGCCTTCGTGGTTCCGGCGCTCGCCGTGACCGGTTTCCTGCTTTGGGAACGGCGCTGGAAGGAGTTTCTGATCCTGCCGTGGATTCCGCTTGCCGTGGCGCTCGCGGTCATTGCGCCGTGGGCGCTGGCGGTGCATCGCGCCGATGGAGACTACTGGCGTTATTTTGTGGTGGTCGAGCATCTGCAGCGCTTCTTTTCGGACAGCGGCGAACAGCATCCGGAGCCGTTCTGGTTCCTGATTCCGTTTCTGGTCGGCGGCATCTTTCCGGCCGGCCTCCTGCTTTCCGCGGCGATTCCTGGCATTCGCGGGGAGCGGAAGACGTTTTTCCGGAGTCCGCTCAACCGGTTTTGCCTCTGCGCGGTGGTTCTGCCGTTTCTGTTTTTCTCGATTTCGAGCGGCAAGCTGCCGACTTACATCCTGCCGTGCTTCCCGTTTCTGGCAGTGCTCGGTGCCGGCGGCATCGCGGCTTATTTCCGCACCGGAGGGACGCACCGCGCGTTCAGCGTCGTCATGTCCGTCTGGGGGGGGCTGCTGCTGGTGGCGGGGCTCGGGGTGCTGGTGATTGCGTTCGGCGACCTGATTCCGCAGTTTTCGTCGCGGCGGATCGTCGTCGGACTGCTCGGGATCTGCGGGCTGCTCTCCGGCGGCCTTCTGCTGTTCAGCCGGCGTTATGTCTGGCGGACCCGTTTTTACCTGTTCTTCGCCGGGATCGGCCTGATCGTTCTGGTCGGCGGCTGGGCGATACCGGCGGAGCTGCTGGAGAGCAAGGCGCCGGCGTCGGCGCTCCGCTCGTTTCCGGAAAAGCTCGGCTTCGATCCTGCTACCGCGGTTTTCATCACGCATCCGAGCATGATTCATGCCGTGGCGTGGGTGTATCACCGGCCGGACGCCCGGCTGTATGAGTCGGAAGGAGAACTCTCATACGGAATCGCCCGGGCCAAACAGGCGGGCGAGGTTCCGGTCCGCATGAGCAAGGCGGAGCTGGCTGCCCTGCTGTTGAATCCGGACCGTCCCGACGTCGTATTCATCGCCCGCGGCGACAGGAAGCGGAAATTCCCGGTGGAGGCGGAAAGCCGTTCCGCCTTTGTCAATGATGTTCAGGCAATCTGTTTTCCGGCTGCCGGGAGCGGCCGGGCGTTATAA
- a CDS encoding ACT domain-containing protein produces MPIQQLSLFVENRPGSLSAVCKVLKENNLSIRTLSLADTQQFGILRLLLKEHEQAKAALEKAGFIVKETEVLALEVPDCPGGLADILAILDRHELSVEYMYAFTFGMDDKAVIVFRFENPAHAVEELKDEPIKLVKASELFR; encoded by the coding sequence ATGCCGATTCAACAGTTGTCATTGTTCGTGGAAAATCGCCCCGGCAGCCTCAGCGCGGTCTGCAAGGTTTTGAAGGAGAACAATCTGTCGATCCGCACCCTGTCGCTGGCCGACACGCAGCAGTTCGGGATTCTCCGGCTGCTGCTGAAGGAGCACGAACAGGCCAAGGCGGCGCTCGAAAAAGCCGGCTTCATCGTCAAGGAAACCGAAGTCCTCGCGCTCGAAGTGCCGGACTGTCCCGGCGGACTGGCGGATATTCTCGCCATTCTCGACAGGCACGAGCTGTCGGTCGAGTATATGTACGCCTTCACCTTCGGCATGGATGACAAGGCGGTCATCGTCTTCCGGTTCGAAAATCCGGCCCATGCGGTCGAGGAACTGAAGGATGAACCGATCAAACTCGTGAAAGCCTCGGAGCTGTTCCGGTAA
- a CDS encoding DHH family phosphoesterase has translation MSETISLPEAAKLLQEKERILILTHERPDGDAFGSALGMQEFLRDCCGKRAEAYLPAPPASRYAELIGSCKQTLTPEELGNYDLILLLDCANRERIACGPAIGSASLPGLETPPMLNVDHHVGNNVGARWNLVIPDAAAASQIAAEIALEFPCRIQPRPATLWLLGILTDTGAFRFSNTLGRTLRVAAELLDCGADLEGVVNAAYYSKPLRQQRFEVELLETQERVALDGRYIYAYIPDELFRKYDFDMRDGEGLIELLREVAGTKIVALFYRKGDSFKVSLRSKDQRYPVGPLARALGGGGHDMAAGITLTGMNHEEVEALLLEKAAALLDQDAKQD, from the coding sequence ATGAGTGAAACGATCTCCCTCCCCGAAGCGGCGAAACTGCTGCAGGAAAAAGAGCGGATCCTGATTCTGACGCATGAACGCCCCGACGGCGACGCATTCGGGTCCGCGCTCGGGATGCAGGAGTTCCTGCGCGACTGCTGCGGCAAGCGGGCCGAGGCGTATCTCCCCGCTCCCCCCGCGTCGCGCTACGCGGAGCTGATCGGTTCCTGCAAGCAGACGCTGACGCCGGAGGAGCTCGGCAATTACGACCTGATCCTGCTGCTCGACTGCGCGAACCGGGAGAGGATCGCCTGCGGTCCCGCAATCGGGAGCGCCTCGCTGCCGGGGCTGGAAACGCCGCCGATGCTGAATGTCGACCACCATGTCGGCAACAATGTCGGCGCGCGCTGGAACCTCGTGATTCCGGACGCGGCGGCGGCGAGCCAGATCGCGGCCGAAATCGCGCTCGAATTTCCGTGCCGCATCCAGCCCCGCCCGGCCACGCTCTGGCTGCTCGGAATCCTGACCGACACCGGTGCCTTCCGTTTCTCGAACACGCTCGGGCGCACGCTCCGGGTGGCGGCCGAGCTGCTCGACTGCGGCGCCGATCTCGAAGGAGTGGTCAACGCGGCCTACTATTCGAAGCCGCTCCGCCAGCAGCGGTTCGAGGTCGAGCTGCTCGAAACGCAGGAGCGGGTCGCGCTGGACGGCCGGTACATCTACGCCTATATTCCGGACGAACTGTTCCGGAAGTACGACTTCGACATGCGCGACGGCGAAGGGCTGATCGAACTCCTGCGCGAGGTGGCCGGAACGAAGATCGTCGCACTCTTCTACCGGAAGGGCGACAGCTTCAAGGTTTCGCTCCGCAGCAAGGACCAGCGTTATCCGGTCGGTCCGCTGGCGCGCGCCCTCGGGGGCGGCGGCCACGACATGGCGGCCGGCATCACGCTCACCGGGATGAATCACGAAGAGGTAGAAGCGCTGCTGCTCGAAAAGGCGGCCGCGCTGCTGGACCAGGATGCAAAACAGGATTAG